In the genome of Rhodanobacter soli, the window CGGCGCAGTCGCTCCACGTTGGTGTTCGACTCGGGCTTGCTCCAGGTGCCGTCGAACAGCAGTACCAGCCTGCGCTTTGCCATGGTGTCCTCCGGCCCGATGCGTTCGGAATCGCCCGCGGTAATCCTGGGTCCTGGCGATCTGCGGGAGCGGACCAGGGCGGCGTATCCTGTGCGCTTCTACATCGTCAGCGAGCGTGCACGACGAAGATGGACATGCAGGGTCAGATTAACAAGGCACAGGCATTGCGCAAGATGCATGATCGCAGCGCGATCCTGCTGTTGCCGAACGCGTGGGATGCGGGCAGCGCGCGGCTTTTCGCGCAGCGCGGTTTTGCGGCGATCGCCACCACCAGCGCCGGCGTGGCCTGGTCGCTCGGCTACGCCGACGGCGAACAGGCGCCGCTGGCCGAAGTGCTGGCGGCGATCGCGCGGATCACGCGAGTGACCGGACTGCCGGTGACGGCGGATATCGAGACCGGCTATGGCGAGGCACCGGCGGACGTGGCTGCCACCGTGCGTGCGGTGATCGCGGTTGGCGCGGTGGGCATCAATCTGGAAGACGGTCGCCCCGGCCACGGCCCGCTGCGGCCCATCGAGGAAGCCGCTGCACGGATCCGCGCCGCACGCGAGGCGGCGGATGCGGCTGGCGTACCGATCGTGATCAACGCGCGGGTGGACAACTGGATGCAGCACGATGCCGCCGCTCCGGCCGAGCGCCTTGCCGACGCCGTGCAGCGTGCGCAGGCTTATCTGGCGGCCGGTGCGGACTGCATCTATCCCATCGGCCTCGATGACCGCGCCACGCTGGCCGCGTTGGTGCAGGCCATCGACGCACCGGTGAACGTCGCTGCCGGACCGGGCGTGCCCGACCTGGCCGAGTTGGCACGTCTCGGGGTGGCCCGCGTGAGCACGGCTACGCGTCTTGCCACTCTGGCGCTGGCCGCGGTCGACCAGGCGGCAGGCGCCATGCTTGAAAGCGGCCGCTTCGACAGCCTGGCTGCAGGCTTCACCTATGCGGACGTGCAACGGATGTTCGTGCATGCCTGATAGTCCCGTGATGCTGGACCGCGCGTTCTACCGGCGCGATCCGCGCGAGGTCGCCCCCGACCTGCTGAACAAGGTGTTGCTGAGCGCGGACGGCCGCAGCGGCCGCATCGTGGAAACCGAGGCCTACTGCGGGCCGATGGATCCGGCCGCGCACTCCTGGCGCGGCCGCACGGCGCGCAATGCGACGATGTTCGGAGCGCCGGGACTGCTCTATGTGTACTTCACCTATGGCATGCACTGGTGCTGCAACCCGGTGTGCGGCGAGGAGGGCGAAGGCGTCGCGGTGCTGTTGCGCGCGCTGGCGCCGCTGGACGGACTGGCCGCGATGCGCGCGGCGCGAACGGGTTGCCGCAACGATCGCGACTTGTGCCGCGGACCGGCGCGGCTATGCCAGGCACTGGGCATCGGCCGTGCGCAGGATGGCATCGACCTGGTCGGGGGCGCCGGCGGGTTCAGCATCGTCGACGACGGCATGCCGCCGCCTGTCGCGCCCGTGGCGACGACGCGCGTGGGCATCACCCGTGCGGCCGACGAAACCTGGCGCTGGTACGTGCCGAGCGAACCGCACGTCTCG includes:
- a CDS encoding isocitrate lyase/PEP mutase family protein, which translates into the protein MQGQINKAQALRKMHDRSAILLLPNAWDAGSARLFAQRGFAAIATTSAGVAWSLGYADGEQAPLAEVLAAIARITRVTGLPVTADIETGYGEAPADVAATVRAVIAVGAVGINLEDGRPGHGPLRPIEEAAARIRAAREAADAAGVPIVINARVDNWMQHDAAAPAERLADAVQRAQAYLAAGADCIYPIGLDDRATLAALVQAIDAPVNVAAGPGVPDLAELARLGVARVSTATRLATLALAAVDQAAGAMLESGRFDSLAAGFTYADVQRMFVHA
- a CDS encoding DNA-3-methyladenine glycosylase — protein: MPDSPVMLDRAFYRRDPREVAPDLLNKVLLSADGRSGRIVETEAYCGPMDPAAHSWRGRTARNATMFGAPGLLYVYFTYGMHWCCNPVCGEEGEGVAVLLRALAPLDGLAAMRAARTGCRNDRDLCRGPARLCQALGIGRAQDGIDLVGGAGGFSIVDDGMPPPVAPVATTRVGITRAADETWRWYVPSEPHVSRR